AAAACGATGATGCGGCGGGCAGGTACACCTGAGCGGCTGTATTATGATATTCATGCGGCAATTGAAACGGGCGATGATGCTACATTCATTACAGGAGGTCTTCTTCAATAGAAGAAGGCTTCTTTTTTTATGGAAAAAAATGGTGCATAGGCTGCTATCGCCATTGAAAGACACTGATTTCCTGTTCATCCGCTTTATTAAACAGGACCTGTGGTAAAATTAAGCCCGAAAGGACGTGGAAATATGGATTCGAAACAGCTACAAGAGGCAGTGGCAAAGGAAACCGGCATTAGTGGTAAGCAAGTCGGACAAGTTATTGCGCTCCTCGCAGACGGCAATACGGTGCCGTTCATTGCCCGATACCGGAAAGAAGCAACCGGGTCGCTTGACGAAGTGCAGATCAAAGCCATCAGTGACCGATATACATATAGACAGAATCTCGAAGCGCGAAAGGACGAAGTGATTCGGCTGATTGAGGAACAGAATCAGCTGACAACTGAACTCCGAAAGGACATTTTAAATGCGGATGTCCTTCAGCGGGTGGAAGACTTATACCGGCCATTCAAGCAGAAACGGCGGACGCGGGCTTCTGCTGCAAAAGAAAAAGGATTGGAACCGCTGGCGGACTGGTTGATGAAAAATCGCGGAGATGCGAACGGCAAAGCGGCTGCATTCATTGGTCCGAAACAGGCGGCAGACGTAGAAGAGGCACTGCAGGGAGCCCGTGACATTCTGGCTGAACGGTTCGCGGATGACGCGGATATTCGGGAGAAGATCCGGGAAGTGACCCGGCGTAATGGGTTGATTCGGAGTGCTTTGAAAAAAGGAAAAGAAGACGAAAAACAGGTTTTTGAAATGTATTATGAGTACGAGGAACGCGTCGCTCGAATCGTTCCGCACCGGGTACTGGCGATGAACCGCGGAGAGAAAGAGGATATTCTGAAAGTGACAATCGAACCGCCGGCAGACACGGTCTTAAAAGTGATGAAAACGAAATGGCTGAAAGGGAACACCCATCCTGAAGTGGAAGCGGCAATTAATGACAGCTATAAGCGGCTTATCCAGCCTGCAGTGGAGCGTGAAATGCGCGGGGAGCTCAGCGAAAAAGCGGAAGAACAGGCAATCCATATCTTTTCTGAGAACCTGCGGAGCTTATTGCTGCAACCGCCGATGAAAAATAAAATGGTGCTGGGGGTCGATCCCGCTTACCGGACCGGCTGTAAGCTGGCCGTAGTGGATGAAACCGGGAAGCTGTTGGAAGTGGCAGTCATTTACCCCCATCCGCCAAAAGCGAACCCGGAAGCTGCCAAAAAGAAACTGACCGAATTGATAAAGAAATATCCGATTGAAATCATGGCGATCGGAAACGGCACCGCTTCCCGCGAGACCGAGCAATTTATCGCTGATTTTATTGGTGAACGGGCGGTTGCTGCATCGTATGTCATCGTCAGCGAAGCGGGCGCAAGTGTATATTCGGCATCTGACGTGGCACGCGGAGAATTCCCGGAATTGCAAGTGGAAGAGCGGAGTGCCGTATCCATTGCCCGCAGGTTGCAGGATCCGCTGGCAGAACTCGTGAAAATCGATCCGAAAGCGGTCGGCGTCGGGCAGTATCAGCATGATGTCTCGCAGAAGAAGTTAGCGGATCAGCTGACGTTTGTTGTGGAAACAGCCGTCAACCAAGTGGGCGTTAATGTAAATTCAGCTTCTTCTTCTTTATTACAATATGTAGCAGGGTTAAATAAAACCGTCGCAGATAATATTATTCACATGCGGAACGAAAACGGCCGCTTCACCTCAAGGCCTCAATTAAAAAAGATTCCTCGTCTGGGCGCCAAGACATATGAACAGGCGATTGGCTTCCTTCGCATTCCGGAAGCGAAGAACCTGTTGGACTCAACAGGTATTCACCCGGAAAGCTACGAACTGGCAGAAACGCTTTTAAAAGAAGCAGGAGCCGACAAAAAAGAAATCGGCACTGAAGGATTGACTGCTAAATTGGCTGCAATCGATTTCCGTGCCGTCAGTGAGAAAACAGGGGCAGGTGCAGTGACGTTGCGCGACATCGTGGAAACACTGAAGCGCCCGGCACGTGATCCGCGAGATAATTTCCCACAACCCCTTCTGAAAAAGGATGTATTAAAAATGGAAGACTTGCTGCCGGGAATGGAATTACAGGGAACTGTGCGTAATGTAGTTGACTTTGGTGCCTTTGTTGATATCGGCGTGAAGCAGGACGGGCTTGTTCATATTTCCAAGCTGAAAAAAGGATTTGTTAAACATCCGCTTGAGGTTGTCTCGACTGGAGACGTGGTAACTGTGTGGGTAGAGAAAGCCGAAAAAGAAAAAGGACGCATTGCGCTGACCATGCTTCAACCCGAATAGCAAACGTAAGAAAGGAAGAAGTAAGGTGACAAACGAAGAACTCACCGCAGTCGTGCAGGGAATTTCAGCCGGGGTTTTTTCCCGGCCGTTTCGGCACGCGGCTTACTTTAATAAGAGACTCAGGACAACAGGCGGCCGGTATATGCTCAGCACTCACGCTATTGAGATCAACCCGGCATCTTATGAGCGATACGGATACAGGGAACTTGAAGGTATTATCAAGCATGAACTGTGCCATTATCATCTTCACCTGGAAGGGAAGGGGTACAAGCACAGAGATGCTGATTTTAAAAAACTATTGAAAGAAACAGATTCACCCCGTTTCTGTCAGCTTCCCACAGAAAGAAAGGGACGCACAGCTGACCGTCAGTATAGATACCAATGCCTCAGTTGCCGAACGAACTATGCGCGGAAAATTCGGATGAGTACAGAAAAATACCGATGCGGCAAGTGTCGCGGAAAACTTCAATTGCTTTAAAAAACTTTTAAAAGAAAATGGCATTTATCTATTGACGATTCCTTTTATGGTCTCTATAATAGAAAAAGTCGATTAGTAATCGATCTTGTTCCGAAGTAGCTCAGTGGTAGAGCAATCGGCTGTTAACCGATCGGTCGTAGGTTCGAATCCTACCTTCGGAGCCATTATCCGGCCCCTTGGTCAAGCGGTTAAGACACCGCCCTTTCACGGCGGTAACACGGGTTCGAATCCCGTAGGGGTCACCATTACTATTTCTGTGTTATACTGAATAAGGTACATAGAATACGCTTGCACTTATAATTAGTGACGCAGCATATCACTACTAATATTATCGCGGGGTGGAGCAAATCGCTGTACGAAGACAGCGATTAACATCGACGGAGGCGGAGCCGAGGAAGATGTAACACGAGTCGTACAAAGACGACGAGTTACACCGAATCAGCAGAGCTGATGCAGGTGTCTATTACTGCAGAGTAACATGCGTAAGTGACGCAACATATCACTACTAATATTATCGCGGGGTGGAGCAGTTCGGTAGCTCGTTGGGCTCATAACCCAAAGGTCGCAGGTTCAAATCCTGCCCCCGCAACCAAACGGTCCTGTGGTGTAGCGGTTAACATGCCTGCCTGTCACGCAGGAGATCGCGGGTTCGATTCCCGTCAGGACCGCCATTTTTTCTTTTTAATTTCAATGGGGCATAGCCAAGCGGTAAGGCAACGGGTTTTGGTCTCGTGATGCCTAGGTTCGAATCCTAGTGCCCCAGCCTTTTGAAAAGCGTGCAGTATAAGCAGTGGATAAATTAAAGTGAGTTTTACTTTTTTGTTGACTTATCTCTGTTGAAAGAGTATAGTAATACTTGTCGCTTAAATAATAACATGCGGTCGTGGCGGAATGGCAGACGCGCTAGGTTGAGGGCCTAGTGGGTGAATAACCCGTGGAGGTTCAAGTCCTCTCGGCCGCATTAATAATTTTTAAGAGGCGCCCGTAGCTCAATTGGATAGAGCGTCTGACTACGGATCAGAAGGTTGTGGATTCGACTTCTGCCGGGCGCGCCATTTATATTTAGCGGGTGTAGTTTAGTGGTAAAACCTCAGCCTTCCAAGCTGATGATGAGGGTTCGATTCCCTTCACCCGCTCCATTATGTTATGAATATTTGATTCATATACAAAGAGGTTGACGATTTTTCTTCCTCATGCTATACTGATACAGCTTCGTAAAGAAGTCGTATCAACTGAACCTTGAAAACTGAACAGCAAAACGCTAAGAAACAAACACGATTCTTAAGTGAATCAAATAGCAGCGCGTCATGCGTCACCTCCGTGACCATGGCCGCTGCGCCAGCAAGAGTCAATCAAGACTCCATATCGGAGAGTTTGATCCTGGCTCAGGACGAACGCTGGCGGCGTGCCTAATACATGCAAGTCGAGCGGACGAATCGGGAGCTTGCTCCCGGTTCGTTAGCGGCGGACGGGTGAGTAACACGTGGGCAACCTGCCCTGCAGATCGGGATAACTCCGGGAAACCGGTGCTAATACCGGATAGGTCGGAACCTCGCATGAGGTTCCGCGGAAAGACGGCATCTCGCTGTCACTGCAGAATGGGCCCGCGGCGCATTAGCTAGTTGGTGGGGTAGTGGCCCACCAAGGCGACGATGCGTAGCCGACCTGAGAGGGTGATCGGCCACACTGGGACTGAGACACGGCCCAGACTCCTACGGGAGGCAGCAGTAGGGAATCTTCCGCAATGGACGAAAGTCTGACGGAGCAACGCCGCGTGAGTGAAGAAGGTTTTCGGATCGTAAAACTCTGTTGTAAGGGAAGAACACGTACCAGTTAACTGCTGGTACCTTGACGGTACCTTACCAGAAAGCCACGGCTAACTACGTGCCAGCAGCCGCGGTAATACGTAGGTGGCAAGCGTTGTCCGGAATTATTGGGCGTAAAGCGCGCGCAGGCGGTCTTTTAAGTCTGATGTGAAAGCCCACGGCTCAACCGTGGAGGGTCATTGGAAACTGGAGGACTTGAGTGCAGAAGAGGAAAGTGGAATTCCACGTGTAGCGGTGAAATGCGTAGAGATGTGGAGGAACACCAGTGGCGAAGGCGACTTTCTGGTCTGTAACTGACGCTGAGGCGCGAAAGCGTGGGGAGCAAACAGGATTAGATACCCTGGTAGTCCACGCCGTAAACGATGAGTGCTAAGTGTTAGGGGGTTTCCGCCCCTTAGTGCTGCAGCTAACGCATTAAGCACTCCGCCTGGGGAGTACGGCCGCAAGGCTGAAACTCAAAGGAATTGACGGGGGCCCGCACAAGCGGTGGAGCATGTGGTTTAATTCGAAGCAACGCGAAGAACCTTACCAGGTCTTGACATCCCGCTGACCGCCCTGGAGACAGGGCTTCCCCTTCGGGGGCAGCGGTGACAGGTGGTGCATGGTTGTCGTCAGCTCGTGTCGTGAGATGTTGGGTTAAGTCCCGCAACGAGCGCAACCCTTGATCTTAGTTGCCAGCATTCAGTTGGGCACTCTAAGGTGACTGCCGGTGACAAACCGGAGGAAGGTGGGGATGACGTCAAATCATCATGCCCCTTATGACCTGGGCTACACACGTGCTACAATGGACGGTACAAAGGGCAGCAACCCCGCAAGGGCAAGCGAATCCCAGAAAACCGTTCTCAGTTCGGATTGCAGGCTGCAACTCGCCTGCATGAAGCCGGAATCGCTAGTAATCGCGGATCAGCATGCCGCGGTGAATACGTTCCCGGGCCTTGTACACACCGCCCGTCACACCACGAGAGTTTGTAACACCCGAAGTCGGTGGGGTAACCCTTACGGGAGCCAGCCGCCGAAGGTGGGACAGATGATTGGGGTGAAGTCGTAACAAGGTAGCCGTATCGGAAGGTGCGGCTGGATCACCTCCTTTCTAAGGATTTCTGTCGGAAGACAGTTCGGAACGGACCGTTTGGTCCGCTTAGCGTTTTGCGTTCAGTTTTGAAGGTCTCAGGATCTTCACGACTTGTTCTTTGAAAACTGGATAACACGACATTGAAAGCAATAAACCAAAGTAGCACCGTATCACGCGAGTGATGCACGTGATTCTTTTTAATTTGAGGTTAAGTTAGAAAGGGCGCACGGTGGATGCCTTGGCACTAGGAGCCGAAGAAGGACGGCACTAACACCGATATGCTTCGGGGAGCTGTACGTAAGCGACGATCCGGAGATTTCCGAATGGGGAAACCCCCCGCCTGTAATGGGGCGGGATCCATGCGTGAATTCATAGCGCATGAGAAGGCAGACCCGGGGAACTGAAACATCTAAGTACCCGGAGGAAGAGAAAGCAAATGCGATTCCCCAAGTAGCGGCGAGCGAAACGGGAACAGCCCAAACCAAGAGGCTTGCCTCTTGGGGTTGTAGGACACTCAACAGTGGAGTGATAAAAGAAGCGCATAGCTGAAGCGGCCTGGAACGGCCCGCGATACGCGGTAACAGCCCCGTAGGCGAAATGCGCTTCTCTCCCGAGTGGATCCTGAGTACGGCGGAACACGTGGAATTCCGTCGGAATCCGGGAGGACCATCTCCCAAGGCTAAATACTCCCTAGTGACCGATAGTGTACCAGTACCGTGAGGGAAAGGTGAAAAGCACCCCGGAAGGGGAGTGAAACAGATCCTGAAACCGTGTGCCTACAAGTAGTCAGAGCCCGTTAATGGGTGATGGCGTGCCTTTTGTAGAATGAACCGGCGAGTTGCGATTCCTTGCAAGGTTAAGCCGAGAAGGCGGAGCCGCAGCGAAAGCGAGTCTGAATAGGGCGAATGAGTAAGGGGGCGCAGACCCGAAACCAGGTGATCTACCCATGTCCAGGGTGAAGGTGAGGTAACACTCACTGGAGGCCCGAACCCACGCACGTTGAAAAGTGCGGGGATGAGGTGTGGGTAGCGGAGAAATTCCAATCGAACCTGGAGATAGCTGGTTCTCTCCGAAATAGCTTTAGGGCTAGCCTCAAGCGAAAGAGTCCTGGAGGTAGAGCACTGTTTGGATGAGGGGCCCATCCCGGGTTACCGAGTTCAGACAAACTCCGAATGCCAGTGACTTGTGCTTGGGAGTCAGACGGCGAGTGATAAGATCCGTCGTCAAGAGGGAAACAGCCCAGACCGCCAGCTAAGGTCCCCAAATATCCGTTAAGTGGAAAAGGATGTGGCGTTGCTTAGACAACCAGGATGTTGGCTTAGAAGCAGCCATCATTTAAAGAGTGCGTAATAGCTCACTGGTCGAGTGACACTGCGCCGAAAATGTACCGGGGCTAAACGGATTACCGAAGCTGCGGACTGTTCGTATGAACAGTGGTAGGAGAGCGTTCTAAGCCGCGTTGAAGCCGGACCGGAAGGACCGGTGGAGTGCTTAGAAGTGAGAATGCCGGTATGAGTAGCGAAAGAAGGGTGAGAATCCCTTCCACCGAATGCCTAAGGTTTCCTGAGGAAGGCTCGTCCGCTCAGGGTTAGTCGGGACCTAAGTCGAGGCCGAACGGCGTAGACGATGGACAACAGGTTGATATTCCTGTACCACCTCCCCGCCATTTGAGCAATGGGGGGACGCAGGAGGATAGGGTGAGCGTGCCGTTGGTTGCGCACGTCCAAGCAGTGAGGTGGGGAACGAGGCAAATCCCGTTCCCACAACCACCAGGCTGTGATGGCGAGGGGAAGTATCCCCGGAGTCCCTGATTTCACACTGCCAAGAAAAGCCTCTAGCGAGGCGGGAGGTGCCCGTACCGCAAACCGACACAGGTAGGCGAGGAGAGAATCCTAAGGTGTGCGAGAGAACTCTCGTTAAGGAACTCGGCAAAATGACCCCGTAACTTCGGGAGAAGGGGTGCTCTTTTGGGTGAACAGCCCGAGAGAGCCGCAGTGAATAGGCCCAGGCGACTGTTTAGCAAAAACACAGGTCTCTGCAAAACCGTAAGGTGACGTATAGGGGCTGACGCCTGCCCGGTGCTGGAAGGTTAAGGGGAGCGCTTAGCGCAAGCGAAGGTGCGAACCGAAGCCCCAGTAAACGGCGGCCGTAACTATAACGGTCCTAAGGTAGCGAAATTCCTTGTCGGGTAAGTTCCGACCCGCACGAAAGGCGTAACGATCTGGGCACTGTCTCAACGAGAGACTCGGTGAAATTATAGTACCTGTGAAGATGCAGGTTACCCGCGACAGGACGGAAAGACCCCGTGGAGCTTTACTGCAGCCTGCTATTGAAGTTGGATACAGCCTGTACAGGATAGGTAGGAGCCGAAGAAGCGTGAGCGCCAGCTTACGCAGAGGCAATGGTGGGATACTACCCTGGCTGTATTGGACTTCTAACCCGCCGGCCTTATCGGCCGGGGAGACAGTGGCAGGCAGGCAGTTTGACTGGGGCGGTCGCCTCCTAAAGAGTAACGGAGGCGCCCAACGGTTCCCTCAGAATGGTTGGAAATCATTCGCAGAGTGCAAAGGCAGAAGGGAGCTTGACTGCGAGACAGACACGTCGAGCAGGGTCGAAAGACGGGCTTAGTGATCCGGTGGTTCCGCATGGAAGGGCCATCGCTCAACGGATAAAAGCTACCCCGGGGATAACAGGCTTATCTCCCCCAAGAGTTCACATCGACGGGGAGGTTTGGCACCTCGATGTCGGCTCATCGCATCCTGGGGCTGTAGTCGGTCCCAAGGGTTGGGCTGTTCGCCCATTAAAGCGGTACGCGAGCTGGGTTCAGAACGTCGTGAGACAGTTCGGTCCCTATCCGTCGCGGGCGCAGGAAATTTGAGAGGCGCTGTCCTTAGTACGAGAGGACCGGGATGGACACACCGCTGGTGTACCAGTTGTCTTGCCAAAGGCATCGCTGGGTAGCTATGTGTGGCCGGGATAAGTGCTGAAAGCATCTAAGCATGAAGCCCCCCTCAAGATGAGATTTCCCATTACGTTTACGTAAGTAAGATCCCTCAAAGACGATGAGGTGGATAGGTTCGGGGTGGACGCATGGCGACATGTGGAGCTGACGAATACTAATCGATCGAGGACTTAACCAAAGAAAAGCGCAGGTGGCCACGCAAGGCCCGACCGGCGTAGAGACGGCCCATGGCGGAAATCCTGATTTCCAGAATGGGACGGCTTACGACCCGAGGGCCTGGCCACCGAGCTAGACACCACAGCATTTCAATGTCGGTTATCTAGTTTTGAGTGAACAAGCACTCAACCAAATAAGTCCAGTGATGATGGCAGAGAGGCCACACCCGTTCCCATCCCGAACACGGCAGTTAAGCTCTCTTGCGCCGATGGTAGTTGGGGGCTTCCCCCTGTGAGAGTAGGACGTCGCTGGGCAATTAAAAGCAGACCCGAAAGCATTTCGCTTTCGGGTCTGCTTTTTTGTTTTTTGAATGCAGAAAAAGATAGCCTGCTAAATTTTTAAGCGGCCTGATGGTAATGACTAATCTCATTTTTTCTTCAGTTTCCCGTTAGTTTCTGCGGCGCTCGGTTCAGTACAATATTCACTGCGTTTGATGGAGACCTGACTATTGCCGGGGTGTTGCCATGAAAAGAAACGGCTGGCTTTATGCATGCTGTTTTTACGATGCCGGATTATCGGCGCCAAGGACATGTTGCCAGTACAATTCATCAAAGCTTCATTTGCTTTCGGGAATGTAGGCATGCTCACGTTGCACTTAATATCTTTACGGAAAATTGGCCTGCCCACCGTGTATGTGAAAGCTTAAGTTTTCGCCAAGTGAAAGAGACATGGATGCTCGGAGAAGAGTGAGAGGAAAGTTGAATTCCTTCCTACTTTTCATGAAAAGCCTTGCAGAATTATACGGAAATGATATAATTAGATTTGTCGCTTACATGCAATGAAGCAGTAAGATATGAGAGGTCCCGTGGTGTAGCGGTTAACATGCCTGCCTGTCACGCAGGAGATCGCGGGTTCGATTCCCGTCGGGACCGCCATTTATAAGAAGAGATTGACACAGCGCAGATGCTGTGTTTATTTTTTTGAAAAATTTTTGAATCCCGGAGGAAACTCCGCTACACTATGAACAGAATCGCTAAAGGGGTTTTGTGAAATGATTTATACGCTGAACGTACATTCGCCGGAAGAAACAAAAGCAATGGCTGTGAAGCTCGCTTCATTTCTCAGCCCGAAGGATTTGATTACTCTAGAGGGCGATCTAGGTGCCGGCAAGACCACGTTTACAAAAGGGCTGGCACAAGGACTCGGCATTAGCCGCAACGTCAATAGCCCGACATTCACTATTCTGAAGCAGTATGAGGGGCGGCTGAAGCTGAATCACATTGACGCTTATCGTTTGGAAGACAGTGATGAAGATATTGGCTTTGATGAACTGTTTGAAGAAAATGCGGTAATTGTCGTGGAGTGGGCGCAATTCATTGAAGAATATCTGCCGGCAAAGCGACTGGAGATCCGGATTGCCCGTGAAGCAGGCGATACCCGCCGCTTCTCGTTTCATCCGTTCGGTGAGCGATATGAATTTCTCTGCAAGGAGTTAATGAAATGATTTATCTTGGCATTGACACATCCAATTCACCGCTGACTGTCGCGCTGGTGAAAGATGGTATAACTTTAATAGAAGAAACTTCAAACCTGAAAGTCAATCACTCCCTGACTGCAATGCCGGTCATTGAAGAGTTGCTGAAGCGCGCTTCGCTTACTCCCGACGAATTGACGCATATTGCCGTTGCAGAAGGCCCCGGCTCGTATACAGGCGTCCGGATTGGCATGACGATTGCCAAAACGTTGGCTTGGACATTAGACATTCCGCTTGTTCCAGTATCGAGCTTGAAAGTGCTGGCAGCGAACGGTGAAAAGTTTGCGGGTATAATTTGTTCAGTTATCGATGCAAGGCGGGGGACTGTATTCGCCGGTCTGTACAAAGGAACAGATTTGCAGCCGGTTGCTGAAGAGCGCCATCAGGAGCTGGCTGATCTGCTGGCTGAATTACAAGAGCTGGATGAGCCGGTTCTATTTACCGGACCGGACATTGCTTTACATGAAGAAGCGATTCAGACAGTTCTGAACGGACAGGCGCACTTCATTGAGCTGGATCGCCGCCTTCCCCGGGCTTCTGTGCTTATTCGGCTTGCCCGGCAGGAAGCAGCAGTGGCGGCACATGAGGCAGTACCGGAATATCGTCGGCTGGCAGAAGCGGAAGCAAAGTACTTACAGGCTCAGAAGGGTTCAGCCAATGAGTGAAAATGTGATATACCGGGAAATGACAGCAAGGGATATCGGACAAGTGTATGCCATTGAGCTGCAGTCTTTTACTATTCCTTGGACGCGGGATGCCTTTTATCATGAAGTCTTCTATAACGATAATGCGCTGTATCTTGTTGCGGAAGCCGATAAACGGGTTGTCGGTTATTGCGGAATGTGGCTGATCCTGGATGAGGCCCATATAACGAATGTGGCGATTCTGCCGCAGGAACGCGGCAAAAAATTGGGGGAAGGCCTCATGCGCGCTGCCATCCAAGCAGCGAAAGAGCAAGGGGCCCGGCATATGACCCTTGAAGTCCGTGTCAGCAACGAAACAGCACAGAATCTATACAGGAAACTCGGATTCATTGAAGGCGGAGTCCGAAAGCGCTACTATACAGATAACTACGAGGATGCACTCGTGATGTGGGTGACTTTTAATGATTAATGATAGATATATACTTGGGATTGAAACCAGTTGTGATGAAACAGCGGCATCGGTTGTGAAAAATGGGACTGAAATTATTTCTAATGTGGTGTCGTCTCAAATCGACAGTCATAAACGCTTTGGCGGAGTTGTGCCGGAAATTGCTTCCCGTCATCATGTGGAACGCATCACAATGGTGATTGAAGAAGCCCTTACGCGAGCGGGCATGAAGCCGCGCGAACTGGACGCTGTGGCAGTCACGGAAGGACCTGGCCTCGTCGGCGCATTGCTGATTGGGGTAAATGCAGCAAAGGCGTTTGCGTTTGCCAATAGTCTGCCGATTATGGGTGTTCACCATATTGCCGGTCACATTTATGCCAACCGGCTAGTCCAGGAGATGGAGTTCCCGCTGCTAGCACTTGTTATTTCAGGAGGGCATACGGAACTTGTATATATGAAAGAACATGGCAGTTTCGAAGTGATCGGTGAAACCCGGGACGATGCGGCGGGGGAAGCGTATGACAAAGTCGCGCGGTCTCTGAACTTGGCTTATCCAGGCGGACCGCATGTAGACCGGCTTGCACAGGAAAGTGCAGAAGCGGTACAGTTTCCGCGGGTCTGGCTGGAGGATGGTTCGTATGACTTCAGTTTCAGCGGACTGAAATCAGCTGTACTGAATCATCTCCATAATACCGCTCAGCGGGGGAAGAAGTAAATCCGGCGGCAGTGGCCTGCGGTTTCCAGGAAAGTGTTGTGGAAGTCGTAACGGCTAAGACAGTGCGGGCTGCCGAACACTATAATGTTAAACAGGTAATTGCAGCCGGCGGCGTTGCGGCCAATAAAGGACTTCGTTCCGCGCTGACTGAGCAGTTCAGCAGTAAAGGCATCCCGTTTTATATCCCGCCGCTGCCGCTCTGTACGGATAATGCGGCAATGATTGCAGCAGCTGGTGCAGTGATGTTTGATAAAGGCATCCGCAGCACTATGGCGATGAACGGCCGGCCGGGACTGATTCTAACTTCGTGGCAATAGAACGGATTTTCCATTTACATTCAGTAAACGGAAAATCCGTTTTTTTCACTTCCGTTATGTATTCTATTAATAGA
Above is a genomic segment from Planococcus lenghuensis containing:
- the tsaE gene encoding tRNA (adenosine(37)-N6)-threonylcarbamoyltransferase complex ATPase subunit type 1 TsaE, with translation MIYTLNVHSPEETKAMAVKLASFLSPKDLITLEGDLGAGKTTFTKGLAQGLGISRNVNSPTFTILKQYEGRLKLNHIDAYRLEDSDEDIGFDELFEENAVIVVEWAQFIEEYLPAKRLEIRIAREAGDTRRFSFHPFGERYEFLCKELMK
- a CDS encoding Tex family protein, with translation MDSKQLQEAVAKETGISGKQVGQVIALLADGNTVPFIARYRKEATGSLDEVQIKAISDRYTYRQNLEARKDEVIRLIEEQNQLTTELRKDILNADVLQRVEDLYRPFKQKRRTRASAAKEKGLEPLADWLMKNRGDANGKAAAFIGPKQAADVEEALQGARDILAERFADDADIREKIREVTRRNGLIRSALKKGKEDEKQVFEMYYEYEERVARIVPHRVLAMNRGEKEDILKVTIEPPADTVLKVMKTKWLKGNTHPEVEAAINDSYKRLIQPAVEREMRGELSEKAEEQAIHIFSENLRSLLLQPPMKNKMVLGVDPAYRTGCKLAVVDETGKLLEVAVIYPHPPKANPEAAKKKLTELIKKYPIEIMAIGNGTASRETEQFIADFIGERAVAASYVIVSEAGASVYSASDVARGEFPELQVEERSAVSIARRLQDPLAELVKIDPKAVGVGQYQHDVSQKKLADQLTFVVETAVNQVGVNVNSASSSLLQYVAGLNKTVADNIIHMRNENGRFTSRPQLKKIPRLGAKTYEQAIGFLRIPEAKNLLDSTGIHPESYELAETLLKEAGADKKEIGTEGLTAKLAAIDFRAVSEKTGAGAVTLRDIVETLKRPARDPRDNFPQPLLKKDVLKMEDLLPGMELQGTVRNVVDFGAFVDIGVKQDGLVHISKLKKGFVKHPLEVVSTGDVVTVWVEKAEKEKGRIALTMLQPE
- the tsaB gene encoding tRNA (adenosine(37)-N6)-threonylcarbamoyltransferase complex dimerization subunit type 1 TsaB, which codes for MIYLGIDTSNSPLTVALVKDGITLIEETSNLKVNHSLTAMPVIEELLKRASLTPDELTHIAVAEGPGSYTGVRIGMTIAKTLAWTLDIPLVPVSSLKVLAANGEKFAGIICSVIDARRGTVFAGLYKGTDLQPVAEERHQELADLLAELQELDEPVLFTGPDIALHEEAIQTVLNGQAHFIELDRRLPRASVLIRLARQEAAVAAHEAVPEYRRLAEAEAKYLQAQKGSANE
- a CDS encoding GNAT family N-acetyltransferase, whose amino-acid sequence is MHAVFTMPDYRRQGHVASTIHQSFICFRECRHAHVALNIFTENWPAHRVCESLSFRQVKETWMLGEE
- the rimI gene encoding ribosomal protein S18-alanine N-acetyltransferase, giving the protein MSENVIYREMTARDIGQVYAIELQSFTIPWTRDAFYHEVFYNDNALYLVAEADKRVVGYCGMWLILDEAHITNVAILPQERGKKLGEGLMRAAIQAAKEQGARHMTLEVRVSNETAQNLYRKLGFIEGGVRKRYYTDNYEDALVMWVTFND
- a CDS encoding SprT family protein, which produces MTNEELTAVVQGISAGVFSRPFRHAAYFNKRLRTTGGRYMLSTHAIEINPASYERYGYRELEGIIKHELCHYHLHLEGKGYKHRDADFKKLLKETDSPRFCQLPTERKGRTADRQYRYQCLSCRTNYARKIRMSTEKYRCGKCRGKLQLL